From Salvelinus sp. IW2-2015 linkage group LG33, ASM291031v2, whole genome shotgun sequence, one genomic window encodes:
- the lgi3 gene encoding leucine-rich repeat LGI family member 3 produces the protein MLNTGSRRVPGWLKLLAGLCLLLCLVGETGAKRVPKIPRCPTTCSCTKDSAFCVDTKTIPKSFPPGIISLTMVNAAFTTIPEGAFSHLHLLQFLLLNSNTFTVVADDAFAGLSHLQYLFIENNDIQALSKHTFRGLKSLTHLSLSNNNLQLLPRELFKYFDILTDLDLRGNSFRCDCKIKWLVDWMEKTNTSVPAIYCASPFEFQGRRIHDLTPRDFNCISADFAVYETFPFQSVSVESYEFNDDQFVAFAQPDTGFCTLFVWDHVEMVFRMYHNITSRSAVYCKPVVINNTLYMVVAQLFGGSHIYKWEEDPQRFVKIQDIDTTRVRKPNFVETFQLDDEWYFAVADSSKAGSTSIYRWSSNGFYSHQSLHPWHRDTHVEFLDVEGKQRLILSSASQPPVVYQWNRSLRQFAFHSQITETADVQMVKHFWVRKVLYLCLTRFIGDSKILRWEGQRYVEIQTLPSRGSMAVYPFTVGPRQYLLLGSDFSFSRVYLWDDLTQRFQPFQELNMRAPRAFSLVSVDNKDILLAASFKGNTLAYQHLIVDLSAK, from the exons ATGCTGAATACCGGATCGAGAAGGGTCCCGGGATGGCTGAAGCTGTTGGCCGGCCTATGTCTGCTTCTCTGCCTGGTGGGGGAGACCGGGGCCAAGAGGGTCCCCAAAATCCCCCGCTGTCCTACCACCTGCTCCTGCACCAAAGACAGTGCCTTCTGTGTGGATACCAAGACTATCCCCAAGAGCTTTCCCCCTGGGATCATCTCCCT GACGATGGTGAATGCAGCCTTCACTACAATCCCAGAGGGAGCCTTCTCCCACCTGCACCTTCTGCAGTTTCT tctGCTGAACTCCAACACCTTCACTGTTGTGGCTGATGATGCCTTCGCAGGTCTGTCACACCTGCAGTACTT ATTTATAGAGAACAATGACATCCAAGCCCTGTCAAAGCACACCTTCAGAGGGCTTAAATCCTTGACTCACCT TTCTCTGTCAAATAATAACCTGCAGCTCCTTCCACGAGAACTCTTCAAATATTTTGACATTCTGACAGACTT AGACCTGCGGGGTAACTCTTTCCGCTGTGACTGTAAAATCAAGTGGCTTGTGGACTGGATGGAGAAGACCAACACCTCTGTCCCTGCAATCTACTGTGCCAGCCCATTTGAGTTCCAAGGCCGCAGAATCCATGATCTCACCCCAcgagacttcaactgtatcagcgCAG ACTTTGCAGTTTATGAAACTTTCCCCTTCCAGTCTGTGTCAGTGGAGTCCTATGAATTCAACGACGATCAGTTTGTGGCCTTCGCCCAGCCTGATACTGGGTTCTGCACACTGTTTGTATGGGATCATGTGGAAATGGTCTTCCGGATGTACCATAATATAACAT CTCGCTCCGCTGTCTACTGCAAGCCTGTGGTAATAAACAACACTCTTTACATGGTTGTGGCTCAACTTTTTGGAGGATCCCACATCTACAA GTGGGAAGAGGACCCACAGCGATTTGTGAAGATCCAGGACATTGACACCACACGTGTGAGGAAACCCAACTTTGTTGAGACCTTCCAGCTGGATGATGAGTGGTACTTTGCAGTGGCAGACAGTTCCAAGGCAGGCTCTACGAGCATATACCGCTGGAGCAGCAACGGTTTCTACTCCCACCAATCCCTTCATCCCTGGCATCGTGACACCCATGTGGAGTTCCTAGATGTGGAGGGGAAGCAGCGTCTCATTCTCTCCAGTGCCTCCCAGCCCCCAGTGGTTTACCAGTGGAACCGCAGCCTGCGCCAGTTTGCCTTTCATTCCCAAATCACTGAGACTGCTGATGTGCAGATGGTCAAGCATTTCTGGGTGCGCAAAGTTCTCTACCTCTGCCTCACACGCTTCATTGGCGACTCCAAGATTCTCCGCTGGGAGGGGCAGCGCTATGTTGAGATTCAGACCCTGCCCTCACGTGGCTCTATGGCTGTGTATCCATTCACCGTGGGCCCACGCCAGTATCTCCTCTTAGGGAGTGATTTCTCCTTCTCTCGAGTTTACTTGTGGGACGACCTTACCCAGCGCTTCCAGCCCTTCCAGGAGCTCAACATGAGAGCACCCCGGGCCTTCAGTTTGGTGTCAGTGGACAACAAAGACATCCTGCTGGCAGCCAGCTTCAAAGGCAACACCCTGGCCTACCAGCACCTAATAGTGGATCTCAGTGCCAAATAG